Proteins encoded together in one Camarhynchus parvulus chromosome 12, STF_HiC, whole genome shotgun sequence window:
- the LOC115908147 gene encoding semaphorin-3D-like, translating to MRAAPGHWLSLATLLLCLLLQQLGSSRAWKQHAPRLRLTYKDLLKSNSSRLLLASGDGMDFQALLVDEDRAWLMVGAKNHIFLLHLDHPSREPEKIFWPAPREQVEHCQLAGKNVETECANFIRLLQPFNHSHVFACGTGSYQPVCAFIQLGARGKGARAPRMQLVTHSLESGRGRCPYSPHEPFTGVLIGGELYSGTSSDFMGSSAAFFRTWVHGAEQSYIRTEQNQDHWLHEPVFVGAYTIPDTYNPHDDKVYIFFRETAMDAGQWEQRHIHARVARVCKNDVGGKRGLINRWSTFLKARLVCSIPGPQGTETHFDQLEDVFLLRTRDPQNPLVFGLFTVSSGVFSGSAVCIYSMAAVRAAFSGPFAHKEGFDYRWVEYKGRVPYPRPGTCPSETYDPLLQSTKDFPDELISFMRSHQLMWEPVYPQGRQPVLVRVNVPYRLRRLLVHRLDTESRDYDVLFLGTDDGKVLKVALAGGMSRGPEVISLEEISVTKVPSPILDMKLSPKRQELFVSSTHGLLQLSLYRCELYGKTCTDCCLARDPYCTWDSKTCAPHLLTEKRRARCQDVLKADPLSQCQDTAEGTAAVDKVVFGVEKNSTFLECLARSPQITMRWLVRRGEETAPSEVRNNGHFLVLEQGLLIRQLSREDVGTYECQAVERSFSRLLTRYSLRLIRHEAAELPPYKRSKGVEPGGTQQSPRPRTELQPGSKGFPRALGAPGTSLDAYCNALRLQERQRQRAWHKWQHQAPDSKNGRVRRHPQRL from the exons ATGAGGGCTGCCCCTGGCCACTGGCTGTCCCTGGCCacactcctgctctgcctcctcctgcagcagctgggcagcagcagggcatggAAGCAGCACGCCCCACGCCTCCGCCTCACCTACAAAG ACCTGCTGAAATCCAACAGCTCTCGCCTGCTGCTGGCCtcaggggatgggatggatttCCAAGCCCTCTTGGTGGATGAAGACAGGGCCTGGCTGATGGTGGGAGCAAAAAACCATATCTTCCTTCTCCACCTGGACCATCCCAGCAGAGAGCCTGAGAAG ATTTTCTGGCCAGCCCCCAGGGAGCAGGTCGAGCACTGCCAGCTGGCAGGGAAGAACGTGGAG ACCGAGTGTGCCAACTTCATCcgcctcctgcagcccttcaACCACAGCCACGTGTTCGCCTGCGGCACCGGCTCCTACCAGCCCGTCTGTGCCTTCatccagctgggagccagggggaag GGTGCCAGGGCTCCCCGCATGCAGCTGGTGACCCACTCCTTGGAATCGGGGCGAGGACGGTGCCCGTACAGCCCCCACGAGCCCTTCACAGGAGTCCTCATCG GTGGGGAGCTGTACTCAGGCACCTCCAGTGACTTCATGGGCAGCAGCGCTGCCTTCTTCCGGACCTGGGTGCACGGGGCCGAGCAGAGCTACATCCGCACGGAGCAGAACCAGGACCACTGGCTACACG agcctgTGTTTGTTGGTGCCTACACCATCCCTGATACCTACAACCCCCACGATGATAAAGTCTACATCTTCTTCCGTGAGACAGCCATGGATgctgggcagtgggagcagcGGCACATCCACGCCAGGGTGGCCAGGGTCTGCAAG AACGATGTTGGAGGGAAGCGCGGCCTCATCAACCGCTGGAGCACGTTCCTGAAGGCCCGCCTGGTGTGCTCCATCCCGGGGCCTCAGGGCACTGAGACCCACTTCGACCAGCTGG AGGATGTTTTCCTCCTGCGCAcccgggacccccagaaccccctCGTCTTTGGGCTCTTCACGgtctccag CGGCGTCTTCAGTGGCTCTGCCGTCTGCATCTACTCCATGGCTGCCGTGAGAGCCGCCTTCAGCGGCCCCTTCGCCCACAAGGAGGGATTCGACTACCGCTGGGTGGAATACAAGGGCCGCGTCCCCTACCCCCGCCCCGGCACG TGCCCCAGTGAGACCTACGACCCCCTCCTGCAGTCCACCAAGGACTTCCCCGACGAGCTGATCAGCTTCATGCGCAGCCACCAGCTGATGTGGGAGCCCGTGTACCCGCAGGGCCGGCAGCCCGTGCTGGTCCGGGTCAATGTGCCCTACCGGCTGCGGCGGCTGCTGGTGCACCGGCTGGACACGGAGAGCCGCGACTACGACGTGCTCTTCCTGGGCACAG ATGACGGCAAAGTCCTGAAGGTGGCCCTGGCCGGCGGGATGAGCCGTGGCCCCGAGGTGATCAGCCTGGAGGAGATCAGCGTCACTAAG GTGCCTTCTCCCATCCTGGACATGAAGTTATCACCAAAGCGG caggagctgtttgtgAGCAGCACCCACGgactgctccagctctccctgtaCCGCTGCGAGCTCTACGGCAAAACCTGCACCGACTGCTGCCTGGCCAGGGATCCCTACTGCACCTGGGACAGCAAGACCTGCGCCCCACACCTGCTCACCGAGAAGAG GCGTGCCCGCTGCCAGGACGTGCTGAAAGCTGACCCGCTCAGCCAGTGCCAGGACACGGCAGAGG ggacagccgCGGTGGACaaggtggtttttggggtggagaaGAACTCGACCTTCCTCGAGTGCCTGGCGCGCTCCCCGCAGATCACGATGCGCTGGCTGGTGCGGCGCGGCGAGGAGACGGCCCCGAGCGAG GTGAGGAACAACGGACACTTCTTGGTGCTGGAGCAAGGGCTGCTGATCCGCCAGCTGTCGAGGGAGGACGTGGGCACCTACGAGTGCCAAGCGGTGGAGCGCTCCTTCTCCCGGCTCCTCACCCGGTACAGCCTCCGCCTCATCAGGCATGAGGCCGCGGAGCTGCCCCCGTACAAACGGAGCAAGGGCGTTGAGCCGGGAGggacccagcagagcccccGGCCCCGGACTGAGCTGCAGCCGGGCTCCAAGGGCTTCCCGCGGGCCCTGGGGGCCCCGGGCACCAGCCTGGACGCCTACTGCAATGCCCTGCGGCTGCAGGAGCGGCAGCGGCAGCGAGCCTGGCACAAGTGGCAGCACCAGGCCCCGGACAGCAAGAACGGCCGGGTGCGGAGGCACCCGCAGCGCCtgtga